Proteins from one Pseudomonadota bacterium genomic window:
- a CDS encoding folylpolyglutamate synthase/dihydrofolate synthase family protein encodes MNDPLHPQVPAPAVGKNDAIALLERFTMLHPRAWDLGLERLNRLLAEMGDPHRRLPPTIHVAGTNGKGSTIAFARAFLEAQGKSVHAYTSPHLVRFNERIRIAGKLVDDEALADALVRCERVNGGQAITFFEATTAVAMMLFSETPADACLLEVGLGGRLDATNVIEAPHISAITPISMDHMGFLGDTIEKIAAEKAGILKRDVPCVVAPQDPRALHVLRAVAERVGAPLIEHGQDFMAYEEHGRLVYQDGFGLMDLPLPKLTGRHQIINAGTAIACLRHCDLNGSDENYARGVTAAFWPGRLQKLTGALAQRAPSCDVWLDGGHNAGGGQALAEAMADLEDRVQRPLYLVTGMMRTKEATDFFRPFEGLARQVIAVPIPDHVKALDTVAVAASASETGTFASVASSVEQALAEIEESAQEPARILICGSLYLAGHALQADGFKPV; translated from the coding sequence ATGAACGATCCCCTGCATCCCCAGGTCCCGGCACCAGCGGTCGGCAAGAACGACGCGATTGCGCTCCTGGAGCGCTTCACAATGCTTCACCCGCGCGCGTGGGATTTGGGGCTTGAACGACTCAACCGCTTACTTGCTGAGATGGGCGATCCGCATCGGCGTTTGCCCCCGACGATCCACGTCGCAGGCACCAACGGCAAAGGCTCTACTATCGCGTTCGCCAGGGCGTTTCTCGAGGCCCAGGGCAAGTCGGTTCACGCCTACACATCGCCGCATCTCGTCCGCTTCAACGAACGCATCCGCATCGCGGGCAAGCTCGTTGATGATGAGGCTTTGGCCGACGCATTAGTCCGTTGCGAGCGCGTCAATGGCGGCCAGGCGATCACCTTTTTCGAAGCCACCACAGCGGTCGCGATGATGCTGTTTTCCGAAACACCCGCAGATGCATGTCTGCTTGAGGTTGGGTTGGGTGGGCGGCTCGACGCGACGAACGTGATCGAGGCACCTCACATCAGTGCGATCACGCCTATCTCAATGGATCATATGGGATTTCTCGGCGATACCATCGAGAAGATTGCCGCTGAGAAAGCTGGCATTCTCAAGCGGGATGTCCCATGTGTTGTCGCGCCTCAGGACCCCCGCGCCCTGCATGTCCTGCGGGCAGTTGCTGAGCGGGTCGGGGCACCATTGATCGAACACGGTCAGGACTTCATGGCCTATGAAGAACATGGCCGGCTCGTCTATCAAGACGGCTTTGGGCTTATGGACCTGCCGTTGCCCAAGCTGACAGGGCGGCATCAGATCATCAACGCCGGCACCGCCATTGCCTGCCTGCGCCACTGTGACCTCAACGGCTCGGACGAGAACTACGCGCGAGGCGTCACAGCTGCTTTTTGGCCCGGCCGGCTGCAAAAGCTCACTGGTGCGCTCGCGCAGCGTGCGCCATCGTGTGACGTGTGGCTCGACGGCGGCCACAACGCCGGCGGCGGACAGGCGTTAGCTGAAGCGATGGCTGATCTTGAGGATCGCGTGCAGCGACCACTCTACCTGGTCACGGGCATGATGCGCACAAAAGAAGCCACCGATTTCTTTCGCCCTTTCGAAGGGCTCGCCCGGCAGGTGATCGCTGTACCGATCCCCGATCATGTTAAGGCGCTCGACACGGTTGCTGTCGCGGCGTCTGCGTCAGAAACCGGCACCTTCGCCTCGGTTGCATCGAGTGTCGAGCAAGCGCTCGCGGAAATCGAAGAGAGTGCCCAGGAGCCTGCCCGGATACTGATTTGTGGCTCGCTATACCTTGCCGGTCATGCATTGCAGGCCGATGGCTTCAAACCCGTGTAG
- the accD gene encoding acetyl-CoA carboxylase, carboxyltransferase subunit beta: MNWIDNVVRPRIRTLFSSSQTPENLWIKCPETGEMVFHRDLEKNDWVVPNSGHHMRMPIRERLHRLFDGGQFETIGTPDVAADPLRFRDERRYTDRIKDARAKTGEQDAFIVAAGTVEGQSVVVAAQNFAFMGGSLGMAAGEAFIKACEVAVDRGRPLILFAASGGARMQEGILSLMQLPRTTVAVQQVKEAGLPYIVVLTNPTTGGVTASYAMLGDIHIAEPGALIGFAGPRVIEQTIREKLPEGFQRAEYLLEHGMLDMVVARKDMRTTLARLVDLMTNPIALPMSDGQPAPIQNEEDTVDPPADAANGFDEGAAAQGDADQQSNEQPIPLAEPVAAGQTSHS, translated from the coding sequence GTGAATTGGATCGACAATGTCGTGCGGCCAAGAATCCGTACGCTCTTCTCCTCCAGTCAAACCCCTGAGAACCTTTGGATCAAGTGTCCTGAGACGGGCGAGATGGTTTTCCATCGTGATCTCGAAAAGAATGACTGGGTGGTGCCGAATTCCGGCCATCATATGCGCATGCCGATCCGCGAGCGGTTGCACCGGCTGTTCGATGGCGGCCAGTTCGAGACGATCGGCACCCCCGACGTTGCCGCAGACCCGCTCCGGTTTCGCGATGAACGCCGCTACACTGATCGTATCAAGGATGCCCGCGCCAAGACCGGCGAACAAGATGCTTTCATCGTTGCGGCAGGAACCGTTGAAGGTCAAAGCGTCGTGGTCGCCGCACAAAACTTCGCTTTCATGGGCGGATCCTTGGGCATGGCGGCTGGCGAGGCGTTTATTAAGGCCTGCGAGGTTGCGGTTGACCGGGGACGGCCCTTGATCCTGTTTGCGGCCTCGGGTGGCGCACGCATGCAGGAGGGTATCCTCTCGCTTATGCAGTTGCCACGCACGACCGTCGCCGTGCAGCAGGTCAAGGAAGCCGGACTGCCCTACATCGTGGTCCTGACCAACCCGACCACCGGTGGCGTAACCGCATCCTACGCTATGCTGGGAGACATTCACATCGCCGAGCCGGGCGCGCTGATCGGCTTTGCCGGCCCGCGCGTCATTGAGCAGACGATCCGTGAAAAGCTGCCTGAAGGCTTTCAGCGCGCGGAATACCTGCTTGAACATGGCATGCTGGACATGGTGGTAGCGCGCAAAGACATGCGAACGACGCTTGCGCGGCTTGTCGATCTGATGACGAACCCGATCGCCCTGCCTATGAGCGATGGGCAGCCCGCCCCCATCCAGAACGAAGAGGACACAGTCGACCCGCCAGCAGATGCAGCCAATGGTTTTGACGAAGGGGCGGCTGCACAGGGCGACGCCGACCAACAGTCCAACGAACAGCCCATACCGCTCGCTGAGCCGGTCGCTGCGGGACAAACATCACATTCATGA
- the trpA gene encoding tryptophan synthase subunit alpha codes for MTTRIETRFAALRAEGRPALMTYVMGGDPDYEASLEIMKALSSNGADLIELGMPFSDPMADGPAIQAAARRSLQGGQTLRKTLDLITAFREHDADTPIIMMGYYNPIYIYGVDRFLSDALAAGVDGLIVVDLPPETDAELCLPALEAGLNFIRLATPTTDAARLPAVLGNTSGFVYYVAIKGITGTRSADPAAVGEAVAAIRRSTGLPVAVGFGIKTPGDAASIGAVADGVVVGSALVGAIEASLDRDGRATDMTVKQVAALTADLAAGVRRARKAA; via the coding sequence ATGACCACGCGGATCGAGACACGTTTCGCCGCTCTGCGCGCAGAAGGGCGCCCAGCGCTCATGACCTACGTGATGGGTGGCGACCCTGATTACGAGGCATCGCTTGAGATCATGAAGGCACTTTCGAGCAACGGTGCCGATCTGATCGAACTCGGTATGCCCTTCTCCGACCCTATGGCCGATGGGCCGGCCATACAGGCGGCCGCTCGCCGCTCCTTGCAGGGCGGACAAACACTGCGCAAGACGCTGGACCTGATAACGGCCTTCCGTGAGCACGATGCCGACACACCCATCATCATGATGGGCTACTACAATCCGATCTACATTTATGGCGTGGACCGGTTCCTGAGCGATGCCCTTGCTGCCGGGGTCGATGGTTTAATTGTGGTCGACCTTCCGCCAGAGACAGACGCGGAGCTCTGCCTGCCCGCTCTTGAAGCAGGGTTAAATTTTATACGCCTTGCCACCCCGACAACCGACGCGGCCCGCCTGCCGGCGGTTTTGGGGAACACGTCCGGTTTTGTCTATTACGTCGCGATCAAGGGCATTACCGGCACGCGTAGCGCCGATCCGGCGGCCGTAGGTGAAGCCGTGGCGGCCATCCGCCGCTCGACAGGCCTGCCGGTAGCGGTCGGCTTCGGCATCAAAACGCCCGGTGATGCGGCGAGCATCGGTGCCGTGGCGGATGGCGTCGTGGTTGGCTCTGCCCTTGTCGGTGCGATCGAGGCAAGCCTTGATCGGGATGGCCGGGCGACAGATATGACGGTAAAACAGGTCGCAGCACTTACCGCTGACCTCGCCGCCGGGGTTCGCCGGGCTCGCAAGGCGGCCTGA
- the arsC gene encoding arsenate reductase (glutaredoxin) (This arsenate reductase requires both glutathione and glutaredoxin to convert arsenate to arsenite, after which the efflux transporter formed by ArsA and ArsB can extrude the arsenite from the cell, providing resistance.) → MTVTIYHNPKCGTSRNALAMIRQSGVEPTVIEYLKTPPSRRELVDLLRAAGMTVRDVLREKGTPYQELGLHDKTLTEDALLDEIENHPILINRPIVKGPKGVVLARPSEKVLTVLSVPGTTFAYTKEDGEIVEYKVPV, encoded by the coding sequence GTGACCGTCACCATCTACCACAACCCCAAATGCGGGACCTCGCGCAATGCGTTGGCGATGATCCGCCAGAGCGGGGTCGAACCGACGGTGATAGAATACCTCAAAACACCACCTTCACGGCGAGAGCTGGTCGATTTGCTTCGGGCTGCTGGCATGACGGTCCGCGACGTACTGCGCGAGAAGGGAACACCCTATCAGGAGCTCGGCCTTCACGATAAGACGCTCACCGAAGACGCCCTACTCGATGAGATTGAAAACCACCCGATCCTGATAAACCGGCCTATCGTCAAAGGACCAAAGGGGGTGGTGCTAGCACGGCCCTCAGAAAAGGTTCTGACAGTTCTTTCCGTACCCGGAACGACTTTCGCCTACACCAAAGAAGACGGCGAGATCGTCGAGTACAAGGTGCCCGTATGA
- the trpB gene encoding tryptophan synthase subunit beta produces MDTPVNSYRTGPDEGGNFGIFGGRYVAETLMPLILDLEKAYADAQADPAFQAELDALNATYAGRPSPLYFAERLTEELGGAKIYFKRDELNHTGSHKINNCLGQILLARRMGKTRIIAETGAGQHGVATATVCARFGLKAVIYMGATDVERQAPNVFRMKLLGAEVIPVTSGAGTLKDAMNEALRDWVATVDETYYLIGTAAGPHPYPMLVRDFQSVIGRECREQLLEVEGRLPNKAVACVGGGSNAIGLFHPFLDDTDVELIGVEAGGHGVSVENGHAASLSGGKPGVLHGNRTFLLQDDDGQILEGHSISAGLDYPGIGPEHSWLKDIGRVQYVPVTDTEALEGFKLLARTEGILPALEPAHALAHVALIAPEMSRDSIIVMNLCGRGDKDVHTVSQALEAQGAARQ; encoded by the coding sequence GTGGACACACCGGTCAATTCCTATCGCACGGGCCCTGATGAGGGCGGGAATTTCGGCATATTTGGCGGCCGTTACGTTGCCGAAACACTTATGCCGCTCATCCTGGATCTGGAAAAGGCCTATGCGGATGCCCAGGCTGACCCGGCTTTTCAAGCCGAGCTCGACGCACTGAATGCGACCTACGCTGGCCGCCCGTCACCACTGTATTTCGCAGAGCGACTTACAGAGGAACTTGGCGGCGCGAAAATCTACTTCAAACGTGACGAGCTGAACCACACAGGCAGCCATAAGATCAACAATTGCCTGGGGCAGATCCTCCTGGCGCGGCGCATGGGCAAAACCCGAATTATCGCTGAAACCGGTGCTGGACAGCATGGCGTGGCAACAGCGACGGTTTGTGCGCGCTTTGGCCTGAAAGCGGTCATCTACATGGGCGCGACAGACGTCGAACGGCAGGCGCCGAACGTGTTCCGCATGAAGCTTCTGGGAGCAGAAGTCATCCCGGTTACCTCCGGTGCAGGCACGTTGAAGGACGCGATGAACGAGGCGCTGCGCGACTGGGTGGCGACGGTTGACGAGACGTATTACCTGATCGGTACCGCTGCAGGTCCCCATCCTTACCCAATGCTGGTGCGTGATTTCCAATCGGTCATCGGGCGTGAGTGCCGCGAACAGTTGCTCGAGGTGGAAGGTCGCCTGCCTAATAAAGCAGTGGCTTGCGTGGGCGGCGGATCAAATGCCATCGGGCTGTTTCACCCATTTCTCGACGATACCGACGTCGAGCTGATCGGTGTCGAGGCCGGTGGCCATGGTGTGTCCGTCGAGAATGGCCATGCGGCTTCGCTTTCAGGCGGCAAACCCGGCGTTCTACACGGTAACCGAACGTTCCTGCTGCAAGATGATGATGGTCAGATCCTTGAAGGCCACTCGATCTCAGCAGGGCTCGATTACCCGGGGATCGGTCCAGAGCATTCGTGGCTTAAAGACATTGGCCGTGTGCAGTACGTGCCCGTGACCGATACCGAAGCGCTTGAAGGGTTCAAACTCCTTGCGCGGACGGAGGGGATCCTGCCGGCACTGGAACCTGCCCACGCGTTGGCGCATGTGGCACTGATCGCGCCAGAGATGTCCCGCGACAGCATAATCGTCATGAACTTGTGTGGGCGTGGGGATAAGGATGTGCACACGGTCTCGCAAGCCCTAGAGGCGCAAGGAGCGGCGAGACAGTGA